ACCTGTTCATCACACTGGCGGTCTGGGGCGTCAACCCCGGCATCAGGATTTCGGGATAGGGGGCGGGGCATGATCATCGATCCGAGTGGCCGCGGACCGACGATGAAGCAGTTGCTCATCGCCGGTGCCTGCGGGCTCATCGTCTTCGCGCTCGCCCTGACCTTCCTCATGGCCAGGTACAAGGGCTACATCCTGAATCCGAAGGTCGGCGTCACCGCGAATCTGACCACCACCGGCGATGGACTGCCACCCAACGCCGACGTCAAGTTCCGCGGTGTCCTGGTCGGCGAGGTCAAGGATGTCTCCGTCGCCGACAAGGGCCAGCTGCAGCAGGTCCATATCGATATGAAGCCGGACTACATCTCCGATATCCCGGCCAATGTCACCGCCCGCGTCGTGCCGAGCAACCTGTTCGCCGTCACCTCCGTGGAACTGGTCTACAACGGTCCCGACAACGTCGCGTTGAAGGAGGGTTCGGAGATTCCCGAGGACCGCAGCCAAGGCACCATCGCGCTGCAGGACACGCTGACCACGGTCCGCACGATCCTCGACAAGATCGACCCGATGCAGCTGGGCCGGGTGCTGAGCACCCTGTCCTACGCACTCGAACCCGGAAGCCGCGTCCCCGGTTCCACCGTGGAACGGCTGGACAACTGGTTCACCCAGGTCCGCGGCGCGGTTCCGGATCCCCAAGGCACGTTGGACGATCTGTCCTCGTCGATGCACGCCCTCAACCAGTCGGCGCCCGATCTGATGCAGACGCTGTCGGAATCGGTGAAGACCGCCCAGACCATCGCCGACAAGCGCAGTGAACTGACCGGCTTGATCACCGGCACCTCCGCGACCGTCGACAAGGTCAACGGACTGTTCGCCCGCAACCCCGATGTCGGCAAGCAGCTGACCTCGGGTACCGGCGATATGTTCGGTGCGCTGGCCGAGGATCCGTCCGCGATCCCGCAGGCCATCGCGAACCTGAACAGCTCGGTTCGCGCGCTGAGCACCACCTTCCACTGGGGCCCGCAGCAGCAGATGATCTGGAATGCGGGTCTGACCTTCACCCCGTACAAGCCCTACGACCGGTCCGACTGCCCGCACTACGGCGACCTCGCCGCACCGAGCTGTGTGACCGCACCGGAGGTCGCGGATCTCGGTGCGCCGACCCCGGCGCTCAAGCCCCGCACCCTGGACTCGGCACAGGGACTGCCGAAGTTGCCGCCGATGCCCGGCCTGCCCGCGATTCCGGGCGTCACCACCGGTGACACCGCGCAGACGGCCGCGCCCGAGCAGGCGCCCAAGCCGGGGAACCCGTTCGCCGGGACTCCGCTGGAGGGTCTGTTCCCGCAGCTGCCGGGTCTGCCGGGCGCACCCGTGCCGCCGGCGCAGCCGCCACAGCCGGCTCCCGCCGCCGCCCCCGCGGCGGATCCGTCCAAGCCGCACGCCGGCCCGGTCGCCTACTACACCGGCCGGGACGCGATGGCCCAGATCCTCGGCCGGGAACCCAACTCCGCCGAATACCTGCTGATGAGCTCGATCCTGAGGGGTGGAACCTTGCAAGTGTCCGAGAGCGGTACCGCCTGATGAGTATTCGCAAACCGCTGATCGGCTTCGGTGTCTTCGCCATCGTCTCGGTGCTGGTGACCGTGGTCATCTGGAATACCTTGGCGCGCACGGTGAACGGCTCCACCAACAGCTATTCGGCGGTCTTCACCGATGTCCTGGGCCTGCGGGCCGGCGACGATGTCCGCATGGCCGGCGTGCGCGTCGGCAAGGTCACCGATATTCAGCTCGAGGGCCAGCACAGCGCGAAGGTGTCGTTCATCGTGCAGCGCAACCAGACGCTGTACGGCAACACCAAAGCCCTTGTCCGGTACCAGAATCTGATCGGTCAGCGCTATGTCGCGCTGGCCCCGGGCAACAAGGGTGACAATTCGGCGCTGCACAGCGGCAGCACCATTCCGGTGGACCGGACCGAGCCGTCGTTCGATATCTCGGGTCTGCTCAACGGATTCGCGCCGCTGTTCGAAACCCTGCAACCGGAACAGGTCAACACCCTGTCCAACACGTTCATCCAGGCACTGCAGGGTGACGGCGTATCGCTCAGCTCGTTCATCACCCAGGCCGCCGCCCTGGCCGGTGATTTCCAGCGACGCGACGTGATCCTGTCCGATGTGATCACCAACCTGTCGGCCGTGATGGCGGGACTGGCGAAACGAGG
The genomic region above belongs to Nocardia spumae and contains:
- a CDS encoding MlaD family protein, translating into MIIDPSGRGPTMKQLLIAGACGLIVFALALTFLMARYKGYILNPKVGVTANLTTTGDGLPPNADVKFRGVLVGEVKDVSVADKGQLQQVHIDMKPDYISDIPANVTARVVPSNLFAVTSVELVYNGPDNVALKEGSEIPEDRSQGTIALQDTLTTVRTILDKIDPMQLGRVLSTLSYALEPGSRVPGSTVERLDNWFTQVRGAVPDPQGTLDDLSSSMHALNQSAPDLMQTLSESVKTAQTIADKRSELTGLITGTSATVDKVNGLFARNPDVGKQLTSGTGDMFGALAEDPSAIPQAIANLNSSVRALSTTFHWGPQQQMIWNAGLTFTPYKPYDRSDCPHYGDLAAPSCVTAPEVADLGAPTPALKPRTLDSAQGLPKLPPMPGLPAIPGVTTGDTAQTAAPEQAPKPGNPFAGTPLEGLFPQLPGLPGAPVPPAQPPQPAPAAAPAADPSKPHAGPVAYYTGRDAMAQILGREPNSAEYLLMSSILRGGTLQVSESGTA
- a CDS encoding MCE family protein, coding for MSIRKPLIGFGVFAIVSVLVTVVIWNTLARTVNGSTNSYSAVFTDVLGLRAGDDVRMAGVRVGKVTDIQLEGQHSAKVSFIVQRNQTLYGNTKALVRYQNLIGQRYVALAPGNKGDNSALHSGSTIPVDRTEPSFDISGLLNGFAPLFETLQPEQVNTLSNTFIQALQGDGVSLSSFITQAAALAGDFQRRDVILSDVITNLSAVMAGLAKRGDELETLVTQTRSLIGGLYDQGQSLQASTVQIANATTSLVNMVEQVQPKIAAAQNSTTDALTLLINDGAKLDQAAVDLPGILADVGKFTSDGAYANAYLCSLDISLYGVLLPRGLLSQIGGPGHSAVCRP